From Spiroplasma monobiae MQ-1, a single genomic window includes:
- a CDS encoding energy-coupled thiamine transporter ThiT produces the protein MKNKLFKITITLTILRLILFLTLTICSIIAVSNAIKINGELVLSKIITISICFVLVYLIFLTMNISLLINYVYGGIKNNKIMISLSILTINIEMLVATIKESEIRFKIKKIQKLTIFDLTAISILLCLYFVISYVTTFIPTTQFFYIELTFKYIPLFFGAFILTKTSSFILCFMAASLTILLPGVFFSFWQFFFDYWLTAFCIFISSFFAPNIKAKNWFIKMAIWFSFITIPMIIIYFSRVTSGVIFWLNPNKHEQWPQFEWSNTVGYSFIYNSVNTIFDYAMLMICIPLTCESLWVIKERYFINKEIPTE, from the coding sequence ATGAAAAATAAATTATTTAAAATTACAATAACATTAACAATTTTAAGATTAATACTATTTTTAACTTTAACAATTTGTTCTATAATAGCTGTTTCTAATGCCATTAAAATTAATGGTGAATTAGTTCTAAGTAAGATAATTACAATAAGTATCTGTTTTGTTTTGGTATATTTAATATTTTTGACTATGAATATATCTCTTCTAATAAATTATGTCTATGGCGGCATAAAGAATAATAAAATAATGATTTCTTTATCAATTCTTACAATTAATATAGAAATGCTTGTAGCAACCATTAAAGAAAGTGAAATTAGATTTAAAATTAAAAAAATTCAAAAATTAACAATATTTGATTTAACTGCAATCTCAATTTTACTATGTTTATACTTTGTAATTTCATATGTCACAACTTTTATACCAACAACACAATTCTTTTATATTGAATTAACGTTTAAATATATACCATTATTTTTTGGTGCCTTTATTCTAACTAAAACTTCAAGTTTTATACTTTGTTTTATGGCAGCGAGTCTCACTATTCTTCTTCCTGGAGTATTTTTCTCTTTTTGACAGTTCTTTTTCGATTATTGATTAACAGCATTTTGCATATTTATTTCATCATTTTTTGCCCCTAATATAAAAGCTAAAAACTGATTTATTAAAATGGCCATTTGGTTTTCATTTATAACAATACCTATGATAATAATTTACTTTTCAAGAGTAACTTCAGGTGTTATTTTTTGATTGAATCCAAACAAACATGAACAATGACCACAATTTGAGTGATCAAATACAGTTGGTTATTCATTTATATATAACTCAGTAAATACAATTTTTGATTATGCTATGTTGATGATATGTATACCTTTAACTTGTGAATCGCTTTGAGTTATTAAAGAAAGATACTTCATAAATAAAGAAATACCAACAGAATAA
- the pyrH gene encoding UMP kinase, which yields MALKYKRVLLKISGEALKGSGDIYDKDKLDEVAKQVIELTEQGLQIGIVIGGGNIWRGKLADTLELFRIEADYMGMLATIMNALAFEATLRKLGFDKVKVYSSLEIKTVTSSYNYRNAREKLDEGYVTIFAGGTGYSYFTTDTGASIRAIEIKADALLMAKNGTKGVYDSDPNTNSEAKFLESLTHNDLVAGNLQVMDSTAAALSRDGKLKIVVFDMNGQDNIIKIAHGDLECTVID from the coding sequence ATGGCATTAAAATATAAAAGAGTTTTATTGAAAATATCAGGTGAAGCACTTAAGGGTAGCGGAGATATTTATGATAAAGATAAATTAGATGAAGTTGCAAAGCAAGTTATTGAATTAACAGAGCAAGGATTACAAATTGGAATTGTTATTGGTGGAGGTAATATTTGAAGAGGTAAGTTGGCAGATACTCTGGAATTATTCAGAATTGAAGCTGATTACATGGGAATGCTTGCAACAATTATGAATGCATTAGCATTTGAAGCAACATTAAGAAAATTGGGATTTGATAAAGTTAAAGTGTATTCATCTTTAGAAATCAAAACAGTTACAAGTTCATATAATTATAGAAATGCAAGAGAAAAACTTGATGAAGGTTATGTAACAATATTTGCTGGAGGAACTGGATATAGTTACTTTACAACAGATACAGGAGCAAGTATAAGAGCTATTGAAATTAAAGCTGACGCTTTATTAATGGCAAAAAACGGAACAAAAGGAGTTTATGATTCAGATCCAAATACAAATTCTGAAGCAAAATTCTTAGAAAGTTTAACTCATAACGATCTAGTTGCGGGAAATCTGCAAGTTATGGATTCAACAGCAGCTGCTCTTTCAAGAGATGGTAAATTAAAAATAGTTGTATTTGACATGAATGGTCAAGACAACATAATCAAAATAGCTCACGGTGACTTAGAATGTACTGTGATTGATTAA
- the frr gene encoding ribosome recycling factor → MAHEIIEMTELSMEETIDSFKDYLAKVRTGRANANMLNSVMVDFYGTLTPINQTSQISSPEPQQLVIKPYDRSQIGAIIAGINKADLGLNPLAEADLVRINIPALTEEIRKDLVKKILKELEGFKVRVRNARRDANDKIKKDAATPEDVKKDLENQVQKLTDKYVEMLDRLSKEKENDLMKI, encoded by the coding sequence ATGGCACACGAAATTATTGAAATGACAGAATTAAGTATGGAAGAAACTATTGATAGTTTCAAAGATTATTTAGCAAAAGTTAGAACGGGTAGAGCAAATGCTAATATGTTGAACAGTGTTATGGTAGATTTCTATGGCACACTAACACCGATTAATCAAACATCACAAATTTCATCACCTGAACCACAGCAATTGGTTATTAAACCATATGATAGAAGTCAAATTGGAGCTATTATTGCTGGAATAAATAAAGCTGATTTGGGATTAAACCCATTAGCTGAAGCTGATTTGGTAAGAATTAATATACCCGCTTTAACAGAAGAGATTAGAAAAGATTTAGTTAAAAAAATATTAAAAGAACTTGAGGGGTTCAAAGTTAGAGTTAGAAATGCAAGAAGGGATGCTAATGATAAAATAAAAAAAGACGCAGCAACTCCTGAAGATGTTAAAAAGGACTTAGAAAACCAAGTACAAAAATTAACAGATAAATATGTTGAAATGTTAGATCGATTATCAAAAGAAAAAGAAAATGATTTAATGAAAATTTAA